A genomic window from Candidatus Andeanibacterium colombiense includes:
- a CDS encoding MucR family transcriptional regulator, with the protein MPDNREPEFLIALTTDIVSAHVSHNPVASDTLPGLIQSVHGALAGLGQPVKLVAVPLEPAVSIRASVKPDSIACLECGKKMKMLKRHLSTDHDLSVEEYRARWKLPADYPLIAPNYAQKRRELAKSLGLGRKPAQKRGRKAARAG; encoded by the coding sequence ATGCCGGATAATCGCGAGCCCGAATTTCTAATTGCCCTTACTACCGATATCGTCTCGGCGCATGTCAGCCATAATCCGGTCGCTTCCGACACACTCCCCGGATTGATCCAGTCGGTCCATGGGGCGCTCGCCGGGCTGGGCCAGCCGGTCAAGCTCGTCGCTGTTCCGCTTGAGCCGGCGGTCTCGATCCGCGCCTCGGTCAAGCCGGACAGCATCGCCTGCCTCGAATGCGGCAAGAAGATGAAGATGCTCAAGCGCCACCTCTCGACCGACCACGATTTGTCGGTCGAGGAATATCGCGCCCGCTGGAAGCTCCCCGCCGATTACCCGCTGATCGCGCCGAACTATGCGCAGAAGCGCCGCGAACTGGCCAAGTCGCTCGGCCTCGGGCGCAAGCCCGCCCAGAAGCGCGGCCGCAAGGCGGCAAGGGCGGGCTGA
- the mce gene encoding methylmalonyl-CoA epimerase, which translates to MELGSLNHVGVATPSIAASVAFWRETMGAVRVHAPFPMPEQGVTVCFVDTPNTQIELLEPLGDNSPIAKFLERNPEGGQHHLAFEVPDIGAARAEFARAGKRILGPTRIGAHGTPVFFLHPKDMGGVLTEIMEWPAGDPHD; encoded by the coding sequence ATGGAACTCGGGTCCTTGAACCATGTCGGCGTGGCGACGCCGTCGATCGCGGCGAGTGTTGCCTTCTGGCGCGAGACGATGGGCGCCGTGAGGGTGCATGCGCCGTTCCCGATGCCCGAACAGGGCGTGACCGTTTGCTTCGTCGATACGCCGAACACCCAGATCGAACTGCTTGAGCCGCTCGGCGACAATTCGCCGATCGCGAAATTCCTCGAGCGTAATCCGGAGGGCGGCCAGCATCATCTCGCGTTCGAAGTGCCCGACATCGGGGCGGCGCGCGCGGAATTCGCGAGGGCGGGCAAGCGCATCCTCGGCCCGACCCGGATCGGCGCGCACGGGACGCCGGTGTTCTTCCTCCATCCGAAGGACATGGGCGGGGTGCTGACCGAGATTATGGAATGGCCGGCGGGCGACCCGCATGACTAG